Genomic window (Fluviispira vulneris):
CCAAAACACCAAATTCGAATAAGCCCACTCTGCAAAAACATCGTGAGAAAATTATACCCAAAAAAGAATTAATTAAATCGTCTCAAAAGTCGATGGCAGCCCCCAGTGAAATTCCTGCTGAAAAAGTAACAACTCCACAAAAGCAAATGGATTCAGTCACACCAGCAGGACAATCGACTAATGAAAGTAAGGAGTTTTATTCTGCAGAATCCACTGTCGACAAAACGGCACAATGCACTTTACCTGAAATCAATATCACAGACGATGCCGCCAATGCGGGTGTTACAAGCGGATCTGTAGTAATTGAAGTGCAAATAAACAGCGAAGGTAAAGTAACAGAAGCAAAATTAATAAAAGGCACTGGATACAAAGTGGATCAAGTGGCTTTAGCTGCAGCAAAAGAGTTGAATTGTAGCCCAGCATGGCGAG
Coding sequences:
- a CDS encoding energy transducer TonB: MENILYFNKNTKDLNFLLVLGYSLLFHILLALSLSFLTPNPVDTTELRVTTNTVQISSKTPNSNKPTLQKHREKIIPKKELIKSSQKSMAAPSEIPAEKVTTPQKQMDSVTPAGQSTNESKEFYSAESTVDKTAQCTLPEINITDDAANAGVTSGSVVIEVQINSEGKVTEAKLIKGTGYKVDQVALAAAKELNCSPAWREKHSVGVIKRITWMIVP